The Fusarium falciforme chromosome 10, complete sequence DNA segment GTGGCTTGTTCTGCCGGCCGAGCGAATGGCAGATGGGCTAGGAGGGTGAGCGGCGCCTCTTTCGTCTGTTCCCTGCCCATCAGGCGCCCCTGCAAAGTCACTCGAATTCCAGATCCAAGTACTCGGTACTTGAGCGAGCGGTGAGCCAGAGAAACAACGCCGTTGTGCAGCTCTGCCTCGATGCCAACTCATCAAGCTGCAATCTCTCTCCAGCCGGCCACGCGCAAGCCTCCGATGGGGTTTCACTGCGAGCCCATTTCCCCTCGTAGGGCGATCAGAGCGGGTCcccaagaaggagacgaGACTCGACCGCAAACGACGGGCTGTGAGCGACGAACGGGCGACGGAGTCGCTGGAGTCGCTGGGGACGTCGAATGGCCCAATTGCTTAGCCGCCTCTCCCAATCGTAGCCGCCAGACGGCTGGGCGACCAGGGTCGCATCGTCGCGTGAGCAGGGGTTTCGCAGCCTGGATTGGCCTGCCCGCTGAGACTGGACGGGGCATAGCGTCTGGTAACGTGACGAGCTAGAGTAGACCAAGGAGTTGGTCATGGCTGTATCTCACCTGTGTCAGTGGGCTATCTCGCCTGGTGGGTGTTGTTGTCGTTGATCGAGTCGTCGCCAGCCATTGAGACATGGCTGCCACAGCACGTTTGCCCAGAAAGGACTCGGAGGAGAGCGAAATCATCCGAGAATGGGCACTGTGGCTTGCGTTCACAAACCCTTTGGGAATGCGGGATTAGCGCATCCATCCAGCAGCCGCTGACCTGTGTCTCTCGTTGGTTGCAAAGGCTCTTGGGCTATCTATCGCGTGCTGCTTAGTCCATGAGTGTTGGACCAAGACCAGGCTGACTCTTTAACCCCCTATGCAGATTCGTCGGGAAAACTCTGACTTGATCGGCTTGATGGTCTGAAGCCCTTGCGAATCGTCGGCAGTTAGGTCGGCCCCTGCTCTTGATAGGGCTGTGACTCTGGCGGCCTCGTATGAGCCGGCCCCGAGCAGAGGACCGAGAATCAAGAAGAGGCGTCGTCCAACATTGCTGAAGTCCCTCGGCGACGAATCGACTTTGAGGGTTGCCCATCCTTTACCAACCAACTCTTCCGCTAAGCACTCGAGCCTTGGAGGCCCTCTGACGTTTGTGTTGTAACTCGAGGATGGAAAATTTTTCATGTCTTAATTGCCAAGTTTCTTCATCTCTCCATCAAGTCAACATGGCTGAGCCATCTAACTGTATGGTAGGGTAGCGGCGCGGCTTCCAAGTGGCTCTCGGACAACGGGGGGCGTTGTTACACTAGACTCGTGGGCTCGGCAGTCGAGGCAACCTAAACTTGTGCAACGGCGCACCCTTCTCCCATAGTCTAAAGTCGAGGAAGCCTTCCCCGTCATAAGTATCGAGGCTCATCGTGTCTTCAGTGGTTCCTGAAGAAGGGGGGGATCTCCTGCAGTGTGGGTGACTAGCCTTGGCCCCCTTCACGATTCGTCTTCCGAAGCCTCTCGGTGTACTGGGTGGACGAGGCTATTCGCGGTCCACTGGGTCTGTCCAAGTTATCGAGGCCGGATGTTTTGAAGATGTCTCCCCGAGATGCAAGTTGCTCTAGTGCACACCAAGTCAGATCTCGGATATCGACTGCGCCCCTGAGAATCAGAATTTTCATGAAAGGGGCGATCAGAATTGCAAGAGGCCACCGTGTTCGACTGATGACAATGGACGAAGGAGGTAAGAGAGGGGAGGTTGTTGGTCCCCATGAAGTTCTGTATGATGTTGGTAAGTGATGCTCCTGTTGTCGTTGCTCACAAGATTAGGGATGCCAGCTACCTTCGAGGTAGATGCTGACTACCTACACATGCCTCGAAACCGTTCAGACAACCTCACTCCCTCACAAGCACACAATAGACTCGGATCTTGATCAACAAGTGCCCGCAACGCCGATTTCCTCTTTATTCGTTTTACCCTTGATAATCTGCGCTTGAAAACATGGAAACAAAAACGAAACCAAGAAATGTTGTACAACTGAAAAAGTCCATTCACGTAGTCTGATCTGCCCTGTCGCACCCCTTCCGAGCTCCTTTCCTTTCAACCAAAAGTCATGTCGCCGTTGCCGCGTGTTTGTGCTTCAGAGTCGTTCGTCTAGTTCCCAGCGAACCGAGCAGCGCGCTTctccgccttggccttctctgcCGGGTCATCGAGGATACTACCCCGGCTTCGAGTTTCGCGGGTCGACTCGTTCCGAGGACCACCACGTCCTCCGCGGCCTCCCCTTCGTCGGTCATTCCTTCGATCAAGGCTCTGTCGCTTGCCAGGGCGGTTGTTCTCGGTGGAACGGTTACCCTCACCGTCGCCACGGTCACGGCCTCGCTTTCGGGAGCGCTCTGGAAGCGCCGAGTCAAGAGTAGATGCGAGCTCCTTCTCGTCTAGACCGAATCGCTTTGCTCGATCAGCCCTCTTCTttgcatcctcatcctcctcaagacCAAAGCGCTTGGCGCGCTCAGcacgcttcttggcctcgtcaTCAGCAGCAGTGGACGAGAGACCGATGGCATAGGACTTTTCAGGCTCAGCAGGCGCCTCTGTCTCGGCAGGCTTCTCCGCAGCGGGCTCCTCAGCTCCCTCGGTCGCGGCGGGAGCTGTCTCGGTGGCGggagcctcagcagcaggtGCAGGCGCGGGCGCAgcagcgggagcgggagcaggagcagcaggcTCAGCGGgcgcctcgtcgtcgctgtaGCTGATCTCGTCCTCTTTGTTCTCAGCTAGGGGATGGAGTTAGCCGTGGGTTCGATGGGTGGATTTGCGCGTGCGAAAAGATGCAAGTCGATCGCAGTTTCAGAATTCGATGGACGTACCGGGTTTCGCCTCActctcggccttcttgtcgTTCTCCTGGAGTCGCGCGATCAGGTCTGCCTTGTTGCCGGTCTGGGGGAGACCCTTTTCGgcaaggagcttcttgagctcgggCACCTTGAGCGAAGAGTACTCGGCCATGGCGCGCGCGACGGAATGGGAGCGTTATTAAGAGATGGATTTAATAGGGGAGATGTATGCGATTGCGATTGCGGTGGTTGTCgcggcgatggagaagaaggtgagATGGAGCGACGATGAGAAGGTTGACGGAGGAGTCTTTCTTTGTTACGCGGTTTGAGGGATGACGCTTGGATGGGCGGGAGTGGATGTGGATTTTAGTTAGCGGGACGCGCTCTCTTGCTCTCGCTCTTTCTTGGTTGGCAAATTTGGCTGTATTCTGTTCGCAGGGAGATGCGCACGGGCCATACAGGCTTCTGAATGGCTGCCCTGTGGCGTgaaggcaagcaagcaagctcCAGAGAGCTCCCCTCATCTCAgctcagcccagcccagctccaCTTTCATACTGTAAGTTACAGTGCAAACGCAGGAGGCCTTCTGAAAGAAGCTGCGGTTGGCCTCAAGCCAAGGCATGGACGCACGCAACCAGCCTCATCTTGCGACCCTGCCTAGGTTGCCAGTCATTTTCGAACAAGTAGTAACGGAGGCTTGGCCGCATCGTGCGAGGGAAGACAAGACGGACACTGCTCATGTGGCTTTCCCGTCACCAACTTAACGTTGGCCAACCTAGGCTGGACTG contains these protein-coding regions:
- a CDS encoding SAP domain-containing protein codes for the protein MAEYSSLKVPELKKLLAEKGLPQTGNKADLIARLQENDKKAESEAKPAENKEDEISYSDDEAPAEPAAPAPAPAAAPAPAPAAEAPATETAPAATEGAEEPAAEKPAETEAPAEPEKSYAIGLSSTAADDEAKKRAERAKRFGLEEDEDAKKRADRAKRFGLDEKELASTLDSALPERSRKRGRDRGDGEGNRSTENNRPGKRQSLDRRNDRRRGGRGGRGGPRNESTRETRSRGSILDDPAEKAKAEKRAARFAGN